A segment of the Georgenia sp. M64 genome:
GACCTCCTCGTCCTGCTGCGCGACGCCCTCGTCCACCCCGAGCACGGCCCGGCCGCGGCCGGGCGGGTCCGCTCCCGTTATGCCGTCGTCCTGGTCGACGAGTTCCAGGACACCGACCCCGTCCAGTGGGAGATCCTGCGCACCGCCTTCCACGGCCACCGCACGCTCGTCCTCATCGGTGACCCCAAGCAGGCCATCTACGCGTTCCGCGGCGGCGACGTCGTCGCCTACCTCCACGCCCGCCGGGACGCGGCCGACACCTCCACCCTCGGGCGCAACTGGCGCAGCGACGCCCCGCTCGTGGACGGCCTCGGCACGCTCCTGGGCGGTGCGGCCCTGGGCGACCCCGAGATCGTCGTCCGGCCCGTCGGCGCCGAGCACCAGGGCTCCCGGCTCGACGGCGCCGGGGCACCGGTCCGGCTGCGGCACGTCACCCGGGTCCCGTTCGGGAAGAAGGGCACCGGCTCCCCGCGCGTGCCCGAGGTCCGCCAGCTCGTCGCGGCCGACGTCGCCGCGGACGTCGTGCGCCGGCTCGGCAGCACCCGCATCCGTGAGGGCGGGACCTGGCGCCCGCTCCAGCCCGGCGACGTCGCCGTCCTCGCGCGGCGCAACGCCGACGCCGCCGCGGTGCGCCAGGCCCTCGCCGACGCGGGGGTGCCGGCCGTGATCTCCGGCCTCGTCTCGGTCTTCGGCACGCCCGCCGCCCGGCACTGGCTCACCCTCCTCACCGCGCTGGAGCAGCCCGGGCACGCCGGGCGTGCGGCGGCCCTCGCGCTCACCCCGTTCGTCGGGTGGGACGCGGCCCGGCTCGCGGGCGCCGACGACGCCGCCCGGGACGACCTGTCCGACCACGTGCGCACATGGGCACGGGTCCTCGCCGACCGCGGCGTCGCGGCCCTCCTCGAGGCCGTGGGCGCCCGCCAGGCGGTCGGCGGCGGCCGGCCCGAGGGCGTCGCGGAGCGGCTCCTGCGCACGACCACCGGCGAGCGCACCCTCACCGACCTGCGGCACATCGGCCAGTCCCTCCACCTCGCCGCCGTCCACGACCGGCTCGGCGTCGCCGCCCTGACCGACTGGCTCCGACGGCGCATCGACGAGGCCGACGGCGACTACGCCGAGGACCGCAGCCGGCGGCTCGAGACCGACGCCGCCGCCACCCAGGTCGTCACGGTCCACGCCAGCAAGGGCCTGGAGTTCCCGGTGGTGTACGTGCCGTTCGGGTGGGACCGGTTCGAGAGCAAGAACCCGCCTTTGCTCGGCCACCACGACGACGCCGGGACCCGCGTGCTGCACGTCGGCGGCACCGAGGACCCCGGCTACGCCGCCGCCCGCGAACGGCACCTCGCCGAGGAACGGGGGGAGGACCTGCGCCTGCTCTACGTGGCGCTGACCCGCGCCGCGAGCCAGGTGGTGGTCCACTGGGCCCCGTCGACCAACTCCTCCGCCGGCCCCCTGAGCCGGGTGCTCCTCGGCGGCCACACACCGGGCGAGGAACCGCCGCCCCGGGTGGCGCTGGGCACCGACGACAAGGCCGCCGCCATCCTCGCCGACCTCGCCGCGCGCAGCGGCGGGACCATCGAGATCGAGAACGTCACCGCCTGGCCCGCACCGGCCCGGTGGACCCCGCCCCGCCGGGACCTGCCGCACCTCGACGTCGCGGTCTTCGGCCGCGAGCTCGACCACTCGTGGCGACGCACCTCCTACACCGGTCTCACCGCGGCGGCGCACACCGCGGGGGTGTCCAGCGAGCCCGAGACCACCGGGGTGCAGGACGAGAGCGACGACGCCGTCGTACCGGGCAGCGGTGCGGCGGGGGCCGCGCCCGGCGCCGGTGACGTGGGCGAGCCGGCCGGTGAGCTCCTCTCGCCGATGGCGGACCTGCCCGCCGGGGCGGCGTTCGGCACCATCGTGCACGCCGTCCTCGAGCAGGTGGACACCGGCGCCGCCGACCTCGGCGACGAGCTCCGGCGCCGCTGCGCAGAGGTCGGCACCGCCCGTGTGCCCGGCCTCGACCCCGGTGCGCTCGCGACCGCCCTCGCGCCCGTGCTCGCCACCCCGCTCGGCCCGCTCGCGGACGACCGCACCCTCGCCGACGTCGCCCCGGCCGACCGCCTCGCCGAGCTGGAGTTCGAGCTCCCGCTCGCCGGGGGCGACGGTCCCACCGGCGCGGCGGCCAGCCTCGGCGACGTCGCCGCCCTGCTCCGGCGCCACCTCCGCCCGGGGGACGTCTTCGCCGACTACGCCGACGAGCTCGAGGGTCTGGGCGAGGCGCGGCTGCGCGGGTACCTCACCGGGAGCATCGACGCCGTCCTGCGGCTGCGGGGGCCCGCGCCCGGTGGTGCCGGCGCCTCCGGTGGCGTCGGCGCACCCGGTGGCGAGGAGCGCTACGTCGTCGTCGACTACAAGACGAACCGGCTCGGCTCCTTCGAGGAGCCCCTCACCACGGGGCACTACCGCCCGGCGGCGATGGCCACGGCCATGATGCGGTCCCACTACCCGCTCCAGCTCCTCCTCTACCTCGCCGCCCTCCACCGCTACCTCCGCTGGCGACGGCGCGGCTACGACCCCGCCCGTCACCTCGGCGGCGGGCTCTACCTGTTCGTGCGCGGCATGGCCGGGCCCGCGACGCCCGTGGCGGACGGCACCCCGTGCGGCGTCATGGCCTGGCAGCCCCCGGCCGCCCTCGTCGTCGAGCTCTCCGCCCTGCTCGAGGGGAGGACCCGATGACGGCGACGACGGCGACGGCCGACGCCGCCGACCCACGACGGGCGCTGCGCGCCACCGGGCTGCTCGCAGACTTCAACGCCGCCGGCGTGCTCGGCGCCGCCGACGTCCACGTCGCGAGCCGGCTGGGCCGCCTCACCGGTGAGACGGACGAGCGCGTGCTGCTGGCCGTCGCGCTCGCCGTCCGCGGCGTCCGGGCCGGTTCGGTGTGCGTCAGCCTCGACGACCGCGCCGCCCTCGCGGACGCGGAGCAGGAGGTCGCGGTCGAGGACCTGCCCTGGCCCGACGGCGACGCCTGGGTGCGGGCCATCGAGGCGAGCCGGCTCGTGGCTGTCGGGGTCGACGGCGACGACAGCCGACCCGTCCGCTGGGCGGGGGACCGGCTCTACCTCGACCGTTACTG
Coding sequences within it:
- a CDS encoding UvrD-helicase domain-containing protein; its protein translation is MTTTTDAPVFDICGALPTGTTVLEASAGTGKTFTIAALATRYVAEGVAELAELMLVTFGRAATSELRDRVRERLVSAERALRDPAARDSDDALVAHLAAVDDTELQARRRRLTTALSQFDAATITTTHGFCQQMLTSLGVAGDVDATPTFVADIADLVDEVVDDLYLRHYAAERSPALTPAEARKLGRAAVSDHQARLEPADAPADSLPGHRYAFARETAAEVVRRKRSRRLLDYDDLLVLLRDALVHPEHGPAAAGRVRSRYAVVLVDEFQDTDPVQWEILRTAFHGHRTLVLIGDPKQAIYAFRGGDVVAYLHARRDAADTSTLGRNWRSDAPLVDGLGTLLGGAALGDPEIVVRPVGAEHQGSRLDGAGAPVRLRHVTRVPFGKKGTGSPRVPEVRQLVAADVAADVVRRLGSTRIREGGTWRPLQPGDVAVLARRNADAAAVRQALADAGVPAVISGLVSVFGTPAARHWLTLLTALEQPGHAGRAAALALTPFVGWDAARLAGADDAARDDLSDHVRTWARVLADRGVAALLEAVGARQAVGGGRPEGVAERLLRTTTGERTLTDLRHIGQSLHLAAVHDRLGVAALTDWLRRRIDEADGDYAEDRSRRLETDAAATQVVTVHASKGLEFPVVYVPFGWDRFESKNPPLLGHHDDAGTRVLHVGGTEDPGYAAARERHLAEERGEDLRLLYVALTRAASQVVVHWAPSTNSSAGPLSRVLLGGHTPGEEPPPRVALGTDDKAAAILADLAARSGGTIEIENVTAWPAPARWTPPRRDLPHLDVAVFGRELDHSWRRTSYTGLTAAAHTAGVSSEPETTGVQDESDDAVVPGSGAAGAAPGAGDVGEPAGELLSPMADLPAGAAFGTIVHAVLEQVDTGAADLGDELRRRCAEVGTARVPGLDPGALATALAPVLATPLGPLADDRTLADVAPADRLAELEFELPLAGGDGPTGAAASLGDVAALLRRHLRPGDVFADYADELEGLGEARLRGYLTGSIDAVLRLRGPAPGGAGASGGVGAPGGEERYVVVDYKTNRLGSFEEPLTTGHYRPAAMATAMMRSHYPLQLLLYLAALHRYLRWRRRGYDPARHLGGGLYLFVRGMAGPATPVADGTPCGVMAWQPPAALVVELSALLEGRTR